A region of Streptomyces halobius DNA encodes the following proteins:
- a CDS encoding bifunctional DNA primase/polymerase — MDDTIGVTGASQIPKQRGETLLDTAVRYAEERHWDVFPGAWLEHDGETPRCSCRAVDCPAPGAHPTAPGWAGLASGSATAVRRMWGKQPLASILLPTGRTFEALDVPETAGCLALARMERMGLQLGPVTRTPGRRMLFLVLPGASVKVPDLVRKLGWPPAALDMVCRGEGEYIAAPPTRVGSHGSVQWVRRPTATNRWLPDAEELISPLAYACARDTSTARRH; from the coding sequence GTGGATGACACCATCGGAGTCACAGGAGCCTCGCAGATCCCCAAGCAGCGCGGCGAGACGCTGCTAGACACTGCGGTGCGTTACGCGGAAGAGCGGCACTGGGATGTGTTCCCCGGCGCATGGCTGGAGCACGACGGCGAGACGCCGCGCTGTTCGTGCCGCGCGGTCGACTGCCCCGCGCCGGGCGCGCACCCCACCGCCCCCGGTTGGGCCGGGTTGGCCAGCGGCAGCGCGACGGCGGTCCGCCGGATGTGGGGCAAGCAGCCGCTCGCCTCGATCCTGCTGCCGACGGGCCGGACGTTCGAGGCGCTCGATGTGCCCGAGACGGCCGGCTGTCTGGCACTGGCCCGGATGGAGCGGATGGGACTGCAGCTCGGCCCGGTGACCCGCACCCCGGGCCGTCGGATGCTCTTCCTCGTCCTCCCCGGGGCCTCGGTCAAGGTGCCGGATCTGGTGCGGAAGCTGGGCTGGCCGCCGGCCGCCCTGGACATGGTGTGCCGCGGTGAGGGCGAGTACATCGCGGCGCCCCCGACCCGGGTGGGCAGCCATGGCTCGGTGCAGTGGGTGCGCCGTCCCACCGCCACCAACCGCTGGCTGCCGGACGCGGAGGAGCTGATCAGCCCGCTGGCGTACGCCTGCGCGCGCGACACGTCGACGGCCCGGAGGCACTGA
- a CDS encoding ABC transporter ATP-binding protein: protein MSGTATRNEEAAAPSDGTIGPPAVRIQGLWKKFGEQVAVSGIDLTLPAGRFIGLVGPNGAGKTTTLSMVTGLLRPDSGQVEIGGHDVWRDPVAVKSRIGVLPEGLRLFERLSGRELLGYIGRLRGLPGDEVDKRADQLLDVLDLSGSQNKLVVDYSTGMRKKIGLAAALLHNPEILFLDEPFEGVDPVSAQTIRGVLERYTASGATVIFSSHVMELVESLCDWVAVIAAGRIRADGPLTQVRGAAPSLQNAFLELVGANDRGAGRHLDWLGGGGAR from the coding sequence ATCAGCGGGACGGCCACCCGGAACGAGGAGGCGGCCGCGCCCTCCGATGGCACCATCGGCCCGCCCGCGGTGCGCATTCAGGGGCTGTGGAAGAAGTTCGGCGAGCAGGTCGCCGTCTCCGGTATCGATCTGACCCTGCCCGCGGGCCGGTTCATAGGGCTGGTCGGTCCCAACGGCGCGGGGAAGACCACCACGCTCTCCATGGTGACGGGGCTGCTGCGGCCGGACTCCGGGCAGGTCGAGATCGGCGGGCACGACGTCTGGCGGGACCCGGTGGCGGTGAAGTCCCGGATCGGTGTACTGCCCGAGGGGCTGCGCCTCTTCGAGCGGCTATCGGGCCGCGAACTCCTCGGCTATATAGGGCGATTGCGCGGTCTGCCCGGTGACGAGGTCGACAAACGGGCCGACCAGCTGCTGGACGTACTGGACCTCTCCGGCAGCCAGAACAAGCTCGTGGTGGACTACTCCACGGGAATGCGCAAGAAGATCGGGCTGGCCGCGGCACTGCTCCACAACCCCGAAATACTCTTTCTCGACGAGCCCTTCGAGGGCGTCGACCCGGTGTCGGCGCAGACCATCCGGGGCGTACTGGAGCGCTACACCGCCTCCGGGGCGACGGTGATCTTCTCCAGCCATGTGATGGAGCTGGTCGAGTCGCTGTGCGACTGGGTCGCGGTGATCGCCGCCGGGCGGATCCGGGCGGACGGCCCGCTCACGCAGGTCCGCGGCGCGGCCCCGTCGCTCCAGAACGCCTTCCTCGAACTGGTCGGCGCGAACGACCGCGGCGCGGGGCGGCACCTGGACTGGCTGGGCGGTGGCGGCGCCCGATGA
- a CDS encoding GumC domain-containing protein, which yields MSTGSAAVRAAAPSLTSVFVRLKLSLVRNGLRQSTGRTLAYVASVLVGLLFAAGAVLGLIALRGNPHAGALVVLLTGILTLGWAVMPLFFPAGDETLDPTRLVMLPLRPRALIGSLLVASLVGIGPIVTFALVTGSVIAVADGPAAAGVGVLAVVLVVLVCVSLARAVATASVRLLTSRRGRDLAVLGGLFIALGAQGVNIAVQKLGRPDGLSVLEPLGEVLRWVPPASAISAVDDAGHGAYGRAAVGLLLTAVVLALLLLWWQRTLTTLMTSPDSSTLQAVEKDSGPRSGSGDRGLAKLLPGGRTGTVMLRTLRYAWRDPKSKMSWATALGVGLLVPVVSSVQGRGSIYTAFSASALLGMQMYNQFGQDTSAFWMVASTLSTTRDAYQELRARALTLALVAVPYVTLVVVGTAALIGPWSSFLEVYGLSLALLGALLATGALSSALFPYSIPSEGNKNVAPGQGAIAWFSLFGGLLIGAVLSTPLLALTIWLHVAGLHGLLWVLLPVGVVYGAGVAELGLRVAAPRVAQRLPEILTAVSKG from the coding sequence ATGAGCACCGGATCCGCGGCCGTCCGGGCCGCCGCGCCGTCCCTGACCTCTGTTTTCGTACGGCTGAAGCTGTCCCTGGTGCGCAATGGCCTGCGCCAGTCGACGGGCCGCACGCTGGCCTATGTCGCCTCGGTCCTCGTCGGGCTGCTCTTCGCCGCCGGGGCCGTGCTCGGGCTGATCGCGCTGCGCGGCAACCCCCATGCGGGGGCGCTGGTGGTGCTGTTGACCGGGATCCTCACCCTGGGCTGGGCGGTGATGCCGCTGTTCTTCCCCGCCGGTGACGAGACCCTCGATCCGACCCGGCTGGTCATGCTGCCGCTGCGGCCGCGCGCGTTGATCGGCTCCTTGCTGGTGGCGTCGCTGGTCGGTATCGGGCCCATTGTCACCTTCGCTCTGGTGACGGGCTCGGTGATCGCGGTCGCCGACGGGCCGGCCGCCGCGGGCGTCGGCGTACTGGCCGTCGTCCTGGTGGTGTTGGTGTGCGTGTCGCTGGCGCGCGCGGTCGCCACCGCGTCGGTGCGGCTGCTGACCAGCCGCCGCGGCCGCGATCTCGCCGTGCTGGGCGGCCTGTTCATCGCGCTCGGCGCCCAAGGCGTCAACATCGCCGTCCAGAAGCTGGGCCGGCCGGACGGGCTGTCCGTACTGGAGCCGCTGGGCGAGGTCCTGCGCTGGGTGCCGCCTGCTTCCGCGATAAGCGCCGTGGACGACGCCGGTCACGGGGCGTACGGGCGGGCGGCCGTGGGGCTGCTGCTGACGGCGGTGGTGCTGGCCCTGTTGCTCCTGTGGTGGCAGCGGACCCTGACCACCCTGATGACGTCCCCGGATTCCTCCACCCTCCAGGCCGTCGAGAAGGACAGCGGACCGCGGTCCGGCTCCGGCGACCGCGGGCTGGCGAAGCTGCTGCCGGGCGGACGTACGGGCACGGTCATGCTGCGGACGCTGCGCTACGCCTGGCGCGACCCGAAATCGAAGATGTCCTGGGCGACAGCGCTCGGGGTCGGCCTGCTGGTGCCGGTCGTCTCGTCCGTACAGGGCAGGGGCAGCATCTATACCGCCTTCTCGGCGTCCGCGCTGCTCGGCATGCAGATGTACAACCAATTCGGGCAGGACACCTCGGCGTTCTGGATGGTGGCCTCCACGCTCTCCACAACCCGGGACGCCTATCAGGAACTGCGCGCCCGCGCGCTGACGCTGGCGCTGGTGGCCGTCCCGTACGTCACGCTGGTCGTCGTCGGCACGGCGGCCCTCATCGGCCCGTGGTCGTCCTTCCTGGAGGTGTACGGCCTTTCGCTGGCCCTGCTGGGCGCGCTGCTGGCCACCGGAGCGCTGTCCTCCGCGCTCTTCCCGTACTCGATCCCCTCCGAGGGCAACAAGAACGTCGCACCGGGACAGGGCGCCATCGCCTGGTTCAGTCTCTTCGGCGGCCTGCTGATCGGCGCCGTGCTGAGCACGCCGCTGCTGGCGCTGACGATCTGGCTGCATGTCGCGGGCCTGCACGGCCTGTTGTGGGTGCTGCTGCCGGTCGGCGTGGTCTACGGGGCCGGCGTCGCCGAGCTGGGGCTGCGGGTGGCCGCGCCCCGGGTGGCACAGCGCCTGCCGGAGATCCTGACGGCGGTCAGCAAGGGCTGA
- a CDS encoding alpha/beta fold hydrolase yields MVRRIDVTGAGGIRLAAWEFTDPPKIGGGLEESERGPRVLLLHGLMGRAAHWADTARWLSARYRPVGLDQRGHGRSEKPVDGPYDRAAFVDDAIAAIEQLGLAPVVLIGHAMGALTAWQLAALRPDLVSALVICDMRASALGAASQREWTEWFRSWPVPFATLADVRRWFGEDDPTLERPRPARGEFFAEVMAERADGWRPAFSRRQMLRARETWVHDAHWEELGQVRCPALVVRGLDGELGRAEAQEMVRVLPRGEYAEIADAGHLLPWERPEEWRRGVEGFLGSVL; encoded by the coding sequence ATGGTGCGGCGCATCGATGTGACAGGGGCCGGCGGCATTCGGCTTGCCGCCTGGGAATTCACCGACCCGCCCAAGATCGGTGGCGGGCTGGAGGAGAGCGAGCGCGGCCCGAGGGTGCTGTTGCTCCACGGTCTGATGGGGCGTGCGGCGCATTGGGCGGACACCGCGCGGTGGCTGAGCGCGCGGTATCGTCCGGTCGGCCTGGATCAGCGCGGCCACGGCCGCAGCGAGAAGCCGGTCGACGGACCGTACGACCGCGCCGCGTTCGTCGACGACGCGATCGCCGCCATCGAGCAGCTCGGCCTGGCCCCCGTCGTCCTCATAGGCCACGCGATGGGCGCCCTGACGGCCTGGCAGTTAGCGGCCCTTCGACCGGATCTGGTCAGTGCACTGGTCATCTGCGATATGCGGGCCTCGGCGCTCGGGGCGGCGTCACAGCGCGAGTGGACCGAGTGGTTCCGGTCGTGGCCGGTGCCCTTCGCGACGCTGGCGGATGTCCGCAGGTGGTTCGGCGAGGACGATCCGACGCTGGAGCGGCCCAGGCCGGCCCGGGGCGAGTTCTTCGCCGAGGTGATGGCCGAGCGGGCGGACGGCTGGCGGCCGGCCTTCTCGCGCCGGCAGATGCTCCGGGCCCGTGAGACCTGGGTCCATGACGCGCACTGGGAGGAGCTCGGTCAGGTGCGCTGCCCGGCACTCGTCGTCCGGGGGCTGGACGGGGAGTTGGGGCGTGCGGAGGCGCAGGAAATGGTGCGGGTGCTGCCGCGGGGGGAGTATGCCGAGATCGCCGACGCGGGGCATCTGCTGCCGTGGGAGCGCCCGGAGGAGTGGCGACGGGGGGTGGAGGGGTTCTTGGGGTCGGTGCTCTGA